The genomic window ATGACCAGGCCCCCGCACGTGGTGCACAGACGCGCAGCCTCCTCGTCGCTGTAGACCGCGGCCGGCTCGCTGGGGTAGCGGTCTTGAAGAGTCATCCCCCGGCAGGTGGCAGCCACGCTGTCGGGATCTGCACCCGTTAGTGGCCTGGGCTGGTGGCGCCACCGCGTGTGGGACACGAAGCTGGCCGTCGTGTCCCCAACCTGCGCCGTCCAAGTCGCTGCCGACCGGCGTTGAGGAGGAGCTGGCTGGACGGGTCGCTCCAGCACCCGTCGGTTCCATGCGCTGCCCCGTCTACTCCCGGAACGGGAGCGGGGGGCACCATCCTTTGGTTGTGTTCTGCTGCCAAGAAACCTGCAAGCAGTTGTGCGGAAGCACGGCATGGTCAACGAACGCGCAAATTGTATGCATGCGACCGCTGTCCCGCTTCCCGTGCTCCGCCGCGGGTGGAACAAACCGTCCTAGCACGCCGCCTCGGGTGTAAACCCCCCGAGTTCTGTTTCGGCTCTCTGGGCACATCGTCACCCTCACAGTCAGCCCCCTGATCGCGTTCATGGTAGCGCTTTAAATCACCAACATGAACGGGACCAGCCTCCTCCCCCGTTTCCACACGGCGGATTCGATATGTCAGGCGGGATACCCGGGATACTACCCGAAATGGCCCCTCCCAACGCTGAGCCAACGATGCTGCAAAACCCATCGCAGCATTGCTCAGTGGATGCGTTCGCCTTAGGACCAAATCCCCGACTTCGTACGACAGGGCACGACGCCCCTTGTCGTACTGAAGCGCCTGATCAGTGCGAGCGGTGTCTAGGCTCTCTCTTGCGCAAGTCACCGCATCCGAGAGCCGGCTACGCAACTCGTTCGCGTACTTCGACAGGCTACCAGCAATCAGCGTGGTCTGTCTCAGCAAGTTCTCCATCGGAAAACTAATCTCTTTCCCGAAGTTCAGGTACGCAGGAGAAAACCCTGTCGACCTATTCACCGTCGTCCTGGTTGCAAAGCCCAACTCAGGTAGACGCTCATCCCAATCCTTATGCTTGTCGGTTAACACCACCAACATGCTCTTAAGGTTGCGGTTCACCCTTTCCGTGATATTCGCCCTGGGATGATATGGAGTCGTTCTCTTGTGCCGGATCCCTAGGGCCGCACAGGAGTCGACGAACACCCTTCCTGTGAAGTAGGAAGCATTATCCGTAATCAGCTGGGACGGAAACCCGAACCGTAAGAATGTCTCAAGCAGCCGGTCCCATATCCGTTCCGACACCAGCTTCCTAAGCGGGAATAGCTCCACCCACTTAGAGAAACGACCAGTGACCACCAACAGGTACTGGTTCCCGCGTGGACTTCtcggaaatggtcccatcacgtCACACGCTACGATATGCCAAGGGTAGCTACTAACTACCGGTTGCAACATGCCAGGAGGCTTACCACCTCGAGGCTTTCCCTTCTGACATAACAGGCAGCTACGCGTAAAGCGCAGAACATCCTGCCTCATACCCGGCCAAGTCACAAGACGACATAACTTATGATAAGTTTTGCTGCCGCTTCCGTGACCCGCCAGAGCTGAGTCATGGAAGTACCGCATAAATACCTTTCGCAGTCTCCTTGGAACCACCACCTTGAAAGGGGAAACACTCTCGTCCTCCTCGTCTAAGCCGGGTACGTATCGCAGCAAGAGCCCGTCATCACTCAACAAGTATGAGTCCAGGCAGCCATCAAAATCCCTGTCAACGTTCCCGGTGTCAGATGCACTATTGTCCGCCAGCTTTCCAGACACCCGTTGACATAACCCGTCTGATCTCTGTGCCTCTAAGAGCTCTTCTTTGCTTAGGACCCTTCCCCAAGCCGAGGAGTTACCCGTGGGATTCGAACCAATCGCCGCCACGAGATGTCCCCTCTCGGTCTGGCTTCTACAACCATTCCGGAGACTTACACACTTACCTGTGCTACCAGCCTCTCTTTCACCCTCCTCGCTTACCGCAAGAGAGTCTGCTCGGCCCCCGTGTACGGACTGTACGACCGGGCCAGCATCATACTCATCCCCGGGCATAGCTCTGCCCTCCCACTCGGATTCCTTCTGTGCATCAGAACAGCGGGAACCCAGTGGCGCACGAGACAATGCATCAGCCACCTTATTCGTGCTACCCTTCAGGTACTGTACCTGATACGAATAACCCTGGAGCGCTAACGCCCAGCGTGCTAACCTGCCAGTCGGTTTCTTCAACCGCTGCAGCCATGCGAGTGCCTGGTGGTCCGTCTGAATGGTGAAAGTCGTCTCATCCAGATACATGTCAAACTTTTCCAATCCGAACATCACCGCCAAGCGCTCCTTCTCCGTAACGGAATAATTCCCTTCCGCCGGGGCGAGTGTACGACTTGCAAAAGCGACAGGGCATAAGTCTCCCTCATGCTCTTGCAGTAACACTGCTCCAACCCCGTAATCACTCGCGTCCGTCTGCATCACGAACGGCTTTTTCAAGTCCGGCAACCAAAATCTAGCTGTATCCGCTATTGCTTGTGTTAAAGAGGAAAATGCCTCCTCCTGTCTAGGACCCCAAGACCACTGCATATTCTTCCGCAGCAGCTCGTAAAGTGGCTTAGCCAGAGTCGCACATCGCGGAATGAACTGGCGATAAAAGCCAACCATTCCTAAGAACCTCTGCAAGCTCTTGATGTCATGCGGACGAGGATAATCGATTATAGCTCTCAACTTTTCCTCGTTCGGACTCAGTGTGTTACGATCCACTACAAACCCTAGGAGATCCACCTTAGGGGATGCAATCTGAACCTTCCCCGGATTAATTGTCAACCCAGCGTCTCTCATTCTACTCAGAACAGCACGCAAGTGAATGAGGTGCTCCCTGAACGACCTAGAAAATACCACTACATCGTTCATGTAAGCCATGGCATAATTGAACTTCGCGTCACCCAGCGCGACGTCATTAGCCTCTGAAAACTAGCGGGCGAATTGGATAATTCAAACGGGAGCCTCGTAAATTCAAACAAGCCTCTATGACAAGTGAATGCCGTCTTTTGGACATCCTCCGCCGCTACCGGTATCTGTAGGAAGCCCCGACTACAGTCCAAGATCGTGAACACGCTGGCATTCCCCAGCGCGTGCATAATTGACTCGATAGACGGAAACGGATATGCATACCTCACCGTTAGGGCGTTCAGCTGGCGATAATCCACACACAGGCTTGCCGTCCCATCCTTTTTCGGAGCTAACACCACCGGAAAAGCCCAGGGGCTCTGCGACCGCCTAACCGCACCTGTCGCAACCATCTCCTCTAGCGCCGCGTCAAGAATCTCCCTCTTACGCGCGCTAAGAGGCCTTGGATTACACCTCCAGGGCCTCGACGTACCAGTATCAATCCGATGCTCTAAAACATCAGTCGTCCCTGGCCTCTCAGTGAACATCTCGGAAAACGGGAGCAAAACGTCGGCAAGCATGGCGCGCTCTGCCCCTCCGCCCCCGAAAGATGCAACCACCCTCTCGATTACCTGTGGCGCATTCCCCACAGTGAGCACAGCCTCTCCGCTGGGCGGCTCATACGATTGGGTGCCCACGCGACTGGTTATGTTACCAGCCGGTTTCTGAACCGCGAAAGGAATCAACGGACTCAAAGGACCGCCGCACCGATAGCCATTCGCTTTTAAATCGAGAATCAGTCCTTCTCGAACAATGAAATCCCGCCCCAAAATAATTGGAGTGGACAAACCCGACAGCTAAACAAACCGCTGTCGGCATCGCCTTCCGCTGAAGCACAATGAAAGTGTCACAGCGCCTCCAGCATTCGTCACACCCGAAGCTAACCGCATGGGGATGTTGACCTTCCTGACGCGAACATTTCGTCCGCGGCAATCTGCGTATACGGCGTCTCCGATTAGCGAGAGCGTGGCGCTGGTATCTACCAAGCCCATGTACTCTTTACCAGCTATCGTTACGCCTATGTACGGAGCAGAAACGGGGACGGACCCCTGTACTCTGCAAGCTAATGGGGCCAACGCTAACCCATCCTCGGCAAAATCTTGCGGCGAGGTACGAGACATACACCCCAAGCTTTCACCTGTCGCCGACGACGGATCAGGGCTAACCCCAACTCCCGCCGCCGGCTCTACTCGTTTTCCTGCGCTAAGCGAGAACTCCGCTGGCGGTGGGGAAAGTTGCGCTTGTAATGGCACCTGGGCTGCGCGCGCCCGTGTTCCACCGGTGGCATTCTGCTACTGTGGACTGCGTTTACATGGATACTATGTCGACTAAACGGTCCAGTCGACTGATCGTCAAAGTCGACTGGCGGCGGTTTACATGCGGACGACTAAGGCGCCTAAGTGCTCGATGGAAATTCAATCGACTGATCTTCGACTGAAGCGCCACCCTCATCTCTGACCCGTAACCTTATAATTAGGATATATTGCATACAAACTTCTTATCGTATATGTTCTTTACATCTGAAACACTTCTGCAGCCTTTCCGCGAGCCCTCATTCGATAAATAGACTGCCGGCATTACCATTCTTTCGGTCGAACTGCGGAAACATCTGGCAACAAGTACGGCAAGTTTTGGGAACACAACGCCCGCGGATCTGCGAAAGCTATGGACGAAGTTGTTTTGCTTTTCCTGCTGCTTGCACAGCAAAGCGAGTTTCTTAGCATGATCAGCTTGTTACTGATTCGTCACGTCACAGCGATGATGGTTCTGGTGCACCAGCACAACCAAATGGTGCAGCGCATACTGTCTGCGACGCCCGACGATACGGAGATGACGCCAGGCTGGACACTCGGAGAATGGGCAGCTCTGCACGGTAAGGTGTCTGCCGAACTGTACCGCTGCAGTATAATTTTGTGTGGTGCCTACTTGTCTTGTTCTACTTCCcgtttttgctttattttccgtATGGGGCCATGTTTCGGAAGATAGCGTCCATCGGCAGCGATGGGAACAAGGAAAAACTTACATTGGTGGCCTGTTGCGCATTTACTGTATTACTGTAGTATTTTGCTTTTCGCGTGTACTGTTGAACATCTGAACCGCATGACACTCAAAATAATGcattaatatatgtttgaaaacTACCTAGCCGGTTCGTCTGCAAACTCCAAACTTGCAAACTTTGTGATGCTTGCTCAAGTGCAGCTGTGCCATATTTGTTGCAATTCTAGCAAAGGTTAATCtaatatttttttaatatatattctAGCAAAGGTGCAAAAAAAAGTGTTACAAAACGGACAGCGGAGGGACAAACAGAAAACGAGCGCCTGCCCGTTTTGTAACACTTCGCAGCGTTTTTTGCATCTTTGCCATGGAGTACCAACTGCCCCAACGGTCTGCGTTATTTGCATTTCTAGCAATGAGAATATTGCTGCTAGGAAGGCAGCAGGTACTAAGTGCTGCTACTACACAACAAAGCTCAGTAATCTATTGCTCTTGCTTTTGTTTTTCATGCAACACCAGACAAGCCCAATTAACATGTACTGTATCTCTTCAGACCTGCAAGTCATAGGGCGTGCAAGACGGCGCATATGGATGTGGACTCGCCCAGACGCTTGGTGGGAAAACCTTGTGGCCACTGGTAGCCCGTGCCAGTGGAAGGAGAGCTTCAGGATTTCGAGGGCAACTTTTGTACGACTGGTTGCCCTTGTAAGGCCACACATGTCTCCCGCTCCAAACTGGGTCAGGACGCCAGTGCCAACTGACAAGCAGGTTGCCATAGCACTGTACAAGCTAGCCAGCTGTGGTGAATCACGCTGTGCTGCATCACTGTTTGGCGTACATAAGTCAACTGTCCACAATTGTGTCTACCTGTTTTGCTACACTTTGCGGAAGCAGTTTCTGAGCCAGTTCATCCGCATGCCTGACCATGATGAAGCAACTGTGATTG from Ornithodoros turicata isolate Travis unplaced genomic scaffold, ASM3712646v1 Chromosome15, whole genome shotgun sequence includes these protein-coding regions:
- the LOC135372455 gene encoding uncharacterized protein LOC135372455; the encoded protein is MAYMNDVVVFSRSFREHLIHLRAVLSRMRDAGLTINPGKVQIASPKVDLLGFVVDRNTLSPNEEKLRAIIDYPRPHDIKSLQRFLGMVGFYRQFIPRCATLAKPLYELLRKNMQWSWGPRQEEAFSSLTQAIADTARFWLPDLKKPFVMQTDASDYGVGAVLLQEHEGDLCPVAFASRTLAPAEGNYSVTEKERLAVMFGLEKFDMYLDETTFTIQTDHQALAWLQRLKKPTGRLARWALALQGYSYQVQYLKGSTNKVADALSRAPLGSRCSDAQKESEWEGRAMPGDEYDAGPVVQSVHGGRADSLAVSEEGEREAGSTGKCVSLRNGCRSQTERGHLVAAIGSNPTGNSSAWGRVLSKEELLEAQRSDGLCQRVSGKLADNSASDTGNVDRDFDGCLDSYLLSDDGLLLRYVPGLDEEDESVSPFKVVVPRRLRKVFMRYFHDSALAGHGSGSKTYHKLCRLVTWPGMRQDVLRFTRSCLLCQKGKPRGGKPPGMLQPVVSSYPWHIVACDVMGPFPRSPRGNQYLLVVTGRFSKWVELFPLRKLVSERIWDRLLETFLRFGFPSQLITDNASYFTGRVFVDSCAALGIRHKRTTPYHPRANITERVNRNLKSMLVVLTDKHKDWDERLPELGFATRTTVNRSTGFSPAYLNFGKEISFPMENLLRQTTLIAGSLSKYANELRSRLSDAVTCARESLDTARTDQALQYDKGRRALSYEVGDLVLRRTHPLSNAAMGFAASLAQRWEGPFRVVSRVSRLTYRIRRVETGEEAGPVHVGDLKRYHERDQGADCEGDDVPREPKQNSGGLHPRRRARTVCSTRGGAREAGQRSHAYNLRVR